One window of Populus nigra chromosome 5, ddPopNigr1.1, whole genome shotgun sequence genomic DNA carries:
- the LOC133693776 gene encoding uncharacterized protein LOC133693776, which yields MSSGWRRTVGNVRSFIGNSLGGLRGGSNVASWIVAGTLAYYLWIKPSQDLKRQQEERAALASSDPYRYIEKRKPIPDPQETGLIYGKKNRTNKSEE from the exons atgtcgaGCGGGTGGAGAAGAACAGTGGGGAATGTTAGGTCGTTTATAGGGAATTCATTGGGAGGGCTGAGAGGAGGAAGTAATGTAGCGTCGTGGATCGTTGCAGGAACTTTAGCTTACTATCTATGGATTAAGCCATCACAAGATCTTAAGCGACAACAAGAG GAAAGGGCAGCACTTGCCAGTTCTGATCCTTATCGTTACATTGAGAAGCGGAAACCAATTCCTGATCCACAG GAAACTGGATTGATATACGGAAAGAAGAATAGAACAAACAAATCAGAGGAATAA
- the LOC133694789 gene encoding 3-hydroxy-3-methylglutaryl-coenzyme A reductase 1-like: protein MDTRRRPPKPRRSNSSQDGGGHHLHQKRLPPSIDNSSPSPPPKASDALPLPLYLTNAIFFTLFFSVAYYLLYRWRDKIRNSTPLHVVTFPEIAAIISLMASFIYLLGFFGIDFVQSFITRSSHDAWELEGSDNPNFLINKDHRLVTCPPPASIDPIPKLPNHETIITPLASVEDEEIVKSVTEGTLPSYSLETKLGDCKRAAVIRREALQRTTGRSLEGLPIEGFDYDSILGQCCEMPVGYVQIPVGIAGPLSLNGMEFMVPMATTEGCLVASTNRGCKAIYASGGASSVLYADGMTRAPVVRFETAKRASELKLFLEDPDNFDTLSVVFNRSSRFGRLQGIQCAMAGKNLYIRFKCSTGDAMGMNMVSKGVQNVLDFLQADFPDMEVIGLSGNYCSDKKPAAVNWISGRGKSVVCEAIIKEEIVKKVLKTSVASLVELNMLKNLAGSAIAGALGGFNAHASNIVSAVFIATGQDPAQNVESSNCITMMEAVNDGKDLHISVTMPSIEVGTVGGGTQLASQSACLNLLGVKGASREAAGSNSVLLANIVAGSVLAGELSLMAAIAQGQLVKSHMKYNRSSKDISTVAS, encoded by the exons ATGGACACCCGCCGCCGTCCACCTAAACCTCGACGCTCAAACTCCTCTCAAGATGGTGGTGGTCACCATCTCCATCAGAAGCGACTTCCTCCTTCCATCGACAACAGCTCTCCATCACCGCCACCGAAAGCATCGGACGCGCTTCCCCTCCCTCTTTACCTAACAAACGCCATTTTTTTCACGCTTTTCTTCTCCGTAGCCTACTACCTCCTCTACCGTTGGCGTGACAAGATCCGTAACTCTACGCCACTCCATGTCGTTACTTTCCCCGAAATCGCCGCCATTATTTCCCTAATGGCTTCCTTTATTtaccttttaggtttttttggaaTCGATTTCGTTCAATCATTCATCACGCGCTCTTCTCATGACGCGTGGGAGTTAGAAGGTTCCGATAATCCTAATTTCCTCATCAACAAAGATCACCGTCTTGTTACTTGCCCTCCTCCCGCAAGTATCGATCCCATTCCCAAACTACCCAATCATGAGACAATAATTACACCTTTAGCCTCCGTAGAAGATGAAGAAATCGTAAAGTCCGTCACAGAAGGAACACTACCTTCTTATTCGCTTGAAACAAAGCTCGGTGATTGTAAACGAGCGGCTGTGATTCGACGGGAGGCGTTACAGAGGACGACAGGGAGGTCCTTAGAGGGTTTACCTATTGAAGGATTTGATTATGACTCGATTTTAGGACAGTGCTGCGAAATGCCGGTGGGATACGTACAGATCCCGGTGGGGATTGCCGGCCCTTTGTCGCTAAACGGGATGGAGTTTATGGTCCCAATGGCGACGACGGAGGGTTGTTTGGTCGCGAGTACGAACAGAGGGTGTAAGGCGATTTACGCTTCAGGTGGGGCTAGCAGTGTATTGTACGCAGATGGAATGACTAGAGCTCCTGTTGTTAGATTCGAGACGGCAAAACGAGCTTCAGAATTGAAGTTGTTCTTGGAGGATCCTGATAATTTTGATACTCTGTCCGTTGTTTTTAACAG GTCAAGTAGGTTTGGGAGGCTTCAAGGAATTCAATGCGCTATGGCTGGGAAGAATCTTTATATCAGATTTAAATGCAGTACCGGGGATGCAATGGGGATGAACATGGTCTCCAAAGGGGTTCAGAATGTGCTTGATTTCCTTCAGGCTGATTTCCCTGACATGGAAGTTATTGGCCTCTCTG GTAATTATTGTTCGGACAAGAAACCTGCGGCTGTAAACTGGATTAGTGGACGTGGAAAATCTGTTGTTTGCGAGGCAATTATCAAGGAAGAGATAGTAAAGAAGGTGTTGAAAACGAGTGTGGCTTCCCTTGTGGAGCTCAACATGCTCAAGAATCTTGCTGGTTCTGCTATTGCTGGTGCTCTTGGTGGATTTAATGCTCATGCCAGCAATATTGTCTCTGCCGTCTTCATAGCCACTGGCCAGGATCCTGCACAGAATGTTGAGAGTTCTAACTGCATTACCATGATGGAAGCTGTCAATGATGGAAAGGATCTTCACATCTCTGTGACTATGCCTAGCATTGAG GTGGGTACAGTTGGGGGTGGAACTCAACTTGCATCTCAGTCTGCTTGCCTGAACTTACTTGGTGTAAAGGGTGCAAGCAGAGAGGCAGCTGGCTCCAACTCAGTACTCTTGGCCAACATAGTGGCTGGTTCAGTTTTAGCTGGGGAGCTCTCTCTAATGGCTGCCATTGCACAAGGGCAACTTGTCAAGAGTCACATGAAATACAACAGGTCCAGCAAGGATATATCCACAGTTGCATCTTAG
- the LOC133694517 gene encoding uncharacterized protein LOC133694517 has protein sequence MAYQAIPGPSSGSSSSSGFQYMNSPFGDTTYTKVFVGGLAWETQSETMRRYFEQFGDILEAVVITDKNTGRSKGYGFVTFREPDAARRACADPTPIIDGRRANCNLASLGRPRPPLPYGRPRPAAPYITSVQTPRGTYVGSFGYQQPVSYGYQQGLMYNPYGYAAYGPEYVYQQGAYNPYATGHQYLQIYGVPGTVNSGMYPYGQLSQNVPGGHGYTSMPGYAVPGHQIVQFGGPSVNAITTSSMPTIQAPYHTGIAAAVPAQSQFIVPAPSPQYMQGSGSDQTTG, from the exons ATGGCCTATCAAGCGATTCCGGGACCTAGCTCGGGATCGAGTTCAAGCTCAGGGTTTCAATACATGAATTCTCCATTTGGGGATACTACTTATACTAAGGTCTTTGTTGGGGGGCTTGCTTGGGAGACTCAGAGCGAGACCATGCGTCGTTATTTCGAGCAGTTTGGTGATATTCTTGAGGCTGTTGTCATCACTGATAAGAACACTGGCCGATCAAAAGGCTATGGTTTT GTGACTTTCCGAGAACCAGACGCAGCTAGGAGAGCCTGTGCTGATCCTACTCCGATTATCGATGGTAGACGGGCTAATTGTAATTTGGCTTCACTTGGGAGACCTCGGCCACCTCTGCCTTATG GACGTCCGAGACCAGCTGCCCCGTACATTACAAGTGTGCAAACCCCCAGAGGGACTTATGTTGGAAGTTTTGGCTACCAACAACCAGTTTCTTATGGCTACCAACAAGGCTTGATGTATAATCCATATGG CTATGCGGCATATGGACCTGAATACGTTTATCAACAG GGTGCTTACAACCCTTATGCTACTGGCCATCAGTACCTTCAGATATATGGAGTTCCTGGAACAGTTAACTCAGGCATGTATCCTTATGGGCAGTTGAGTCAAAATGTTCCTGGAGGTCATGGTTATACATCAATGCCAGGATATGCTGTGCCAGGTCATCAGATTGTGCAGTTTGGTGGACCAAGTGTCAATGCAATAACAACTTCGTCTATGCCAACAATTCAAGCACCATATCATACAG GTATAGCTGCAGCTGTTCCAGCACAATCACAGTTTATTGTTCCTGCTCCTTCTCCTCAGTATATGCAAGGTAGCGGTTCTGACCAAACCACTGGGTGA